A stretch of Microtus pennsylvanicus isolate mMicPen1 chromosome 5, mMicPen1.hap1, whole genome shotgun sequence DNA encodes these proteins:
- the LOC142851276 gene encoding protein FAM24A-like produces MLDVNTKILIAVFCGMVTGTIMLLIIAYFIFLKAVKEVKFANWGDDESCINSPKFTQEKIIRVKPMTAESSCILQGYDEDSIYTDSGTLPTYFCGTYKEL; encoded by the exons ATGTTAGACGTGAATACGAAGATTCTCATTGCCGTTTTTTGCGGTATGGTGACTGGTACAATTATGCTGTTAATCAttgcctattttattttcttgaaggcAGTCAAGGAAGTCAA ATTCGCAAATTGGGGAGACGACGAAAGCTGTATTAATTCTCCTAAGTTCACTCAAGAAAAGATCATCCGGGTCAAACCCATGACTGCGGAGTCTTCTTGTATTCTCCAGGGCTATGATGAAGATAGCATCTATACAGATTCTGGCACCCTGCCAACTTATTTTTGTGGCACCTACAAAGAACTCTGA
- the LOC142851275 gene encoding protein FAM24A-like: MWKRFDYQTIILIIICALILAALVVLIGVVLHLYFKVVKALDAARIVEETDGPVSCVYPCKVSHKNIFPAKPIHMESCRTHQCCDDCSVFIDLGALPPCIRSVKEGP, from the exons ATGTGGAAACGTTTTGACTACCAAACAATAATCCTGATCATCATTTGTGCTCTGATACTGGCAGCCTTGGTTGTATTGATAGGAGTTGTCCTCCATCTTTACTTCAAAGTAGTCAAGGCACTGGATGCAGCTAG AATTGTAGAAGAAACAGACGGTCCTGTGAGCTGTGTTTATCCGTGCAAGGTCAGCCATAAGAACATCTTCCCGGCCAAACCCATCCATATGGAGTCTTGTCGTACCCACCAGTGCTGTGATGACTGCAGTGTCTTTATAGACCTTGGTGCCCTCCCCCCTTGCATTCGTAGCGTAAAAGAAGGACCCTGA